Proteins from a genomic interval of Rubinisphaera italica:
- a CDS encoding cytochrome c3 family protein, whose amino-acid sequence MSRFHFPAWINPLLPAVAGFMGIGVLYYTGLFAYGVHPLTSDVGYRPEQPVPFSHALHAGQLKMDCRYCHNTVEFAAKAAIPPVATCLNCHQGVDKDGQSLTVAIHVKSKKLAPVREAAVTGDSVLWRKVHDLPDYAYFNHSAHVTRGVSCVSCHGRVDRMDVVEQKATLSMGFCLTCHRNPEPSLRPVDEVTNLAWEPGPGQEDIGAEIAVSLNIHPKENCSTCHR is encoded by the coding sequence ATGAGTCGATTTCATTTTCCTGCGTGGATCAACCCACTCTTGCCTGCCGTTGCCGGCTTCATGGGTATCGGCGTGCTTTATTATACAGGGCTGTTTGCTTACGGCGTGCATCCCTTAACTTCTGATGTCGGCTATCGTCCAGAGCAGCCCGTTCCGTTCAGTCATGCTCTGCATGCCGGGCAGCTGAAAATGGATTGCCGGTATTGTCACAATACTGTTGAATTTGCTGCCAAGGCTGCGATTCCTCCAGTCGCGACCTGTTTGAATTGTCATCAGGGTGTCGATAAGGACGGTCAGTCGCTTACGGTTGCAATTCATGTGAAAAGCAAAAAGCTTGCCCCTGTTCGTGAAGCTGCCGTCACTGGTGATTCCGTCTTGTGGCGTAAGGTTCACGATCTGCCTGATTATGCTTATTTCAATCACAGCGCCCATGTTACGCGTGGGGTGAGTTGTGTTTCCTGTCACGGCAGGGTTGATCGAATGGATGTGGTTGAGCAGAAGGCGACGTTGTCGATGGGGTTCTGCTTGACGTGTCACCGCAATCCTGAGCCAAGTTTAAGGCCCGTGGATGAAGTGACGAATCTCGCCTGGGAGCCCGGTCCAGGGCAGGAAGATATTGGTGCCGAGATTGCTGTCAGTTTGAATATTCATCCAAAAGAGAATTGTTCGACCTGCCACCGATAG